CCTCCTCTTGCATTGTGCCCTCCACCTCTTGCAACATTTGATGCTCCTCCTCCTCTTGCATTGTGCCCAGATGCAGCATTTCCACCTCTTGCTCTAGATGCAGCAGTTCCACCTCTTCTGATCCTGCCCCTTGTCATTGCTGTGGTCATTCTGGGAGGAGGAATTTCTTCTCTAGCATTTGCTATGAAATTTGACTCTGGTAGAGGACCAAAGTCTCTAACACGTGGATATACAAACCTCTCCTAAAGGCACATACAACAGACATGTTAGTGCATATTACACACTAAAAGAAAGTAGCAGCAAATAAGTCAGTACCTGCTCCTGCATCATGAAAACCATAGAGTCAGGAGTTTGTGTTGGATCAAGAAATGGCCTCACAGTATGTGGCATTATGTTCTGCAAAGGTTAGGTACCAATATTAGATATGTAATCCAATGAAGTAAATTGAAAGAACAAGATAAAAAATGCATTACAGCAACAATGCCAGGGTCATCAAAATCTTCCTCTACTTGTTTTGCTGCCTGCTCATTTTGAATGTCATTAACATGCTTGTGGTGACCTTTCTTGTTATGATTAGGTGCTTTACATATAGAGCAGTGCATGGTAGACCCTGCCTTGGTAAGCTTTATCCCCCCATTCTTGTCTTTCTTCTCTTCTGGAtctttctttcttgtttttttgggccttcccaTCACTTTAGTGTACAGTGGTGGGTACACGTCAATTCCATGCATTTTTTCCCAGTGACCTTTGTCCCTCAGTGGCATTATGTTGTATGCATAGGCCTTCTTGTAGCTCTCAACAGTATAGCATGGATGCACCAAGCTTTCAGGCTCAATTCTTTCATGCCTAGCACATGCAAcaacatgatgacatggtattCCAGACAACTCCCATCTTTTACAGTCACAACTGTTCATGTTGAGATCCACCAAGTATGTTTTGTTAAAGGATTTTACTTGGAAAACCCCTTTACCAGCTTCTTGGACCATACAATTAGCTGCCCACTCGACAATCTTGTCCAACTTCTTCTGGATCTTTGGACAAAGTCTCCCTGTCCACTTGTCTGACTCTCTTTGCTTGCTAACAATTCTGTTGGTTAACTTGATGTGCATGTTGTCCAATGCTGACACAACTGGTAGTTCTCTTGCCTCAAGTATGTAACTGCAATTAATTGGGAGTGGCAAACAAATAATTTAGTTGTACTGCAATGTGAATGATAGTTGCAGAAAATTTTGAATGTGAAGGAAGACAAGTGAGGAGCTAACCTGTTGAATACCTCTGACATGTTGTTAAGCAATATATCACACTTGGGGAATGGGTTAAAAAAGGCCTTTATCCATGTTCTCGGTGCCTGTTTCTCAACCCATTTGTATGCAGCCTCACTATGTGACTTTATCTGGTCCATATTCTTCTGATATGCAATGTCATTGGTGGATCTTGCTATCGACCAAAGATCATTCTTCAACTGCTCACCCTTATGCACTTTGTGGAAATTTTGGTATAGATGCCTAACACAAAATCTGTGTTCTGCATGTGGGAATACCTTCTGCACAGCATTTATTAGACCCTAGCAAGAAAACAAATTAAGTAAGAGCAATGTCTACATAAATGAAAGCAATGTCAAGAGAAATAACAAGTAGTTACCTTTTGCTTGTCACTCATGATTGTGTAGGATGATGAGTTGCATATATTAAGATCACCCTTCAAAGATGCCAAGAACCATTCCCAACTGCTAGTACACTCTACTTCACACAAACCGAAGGCTATGGGGAATATACAATCGTTTGGGTCAATGCCTACAGCTGTCAACATGGTCCCCTTGTACCTGGTCTTTATATGACAACCATCCAAAAAAATGATGGGTCTACAACCAGCAAGCCACCCTCTCTTACAAGCATCCAGTGACCAATAAAGAGTGGAGAAATGGTCTCTTGTCACTTTAGTTTTCTCATCGGTCAATTCCTTTGTGCAAAGGAAAAATGTACTGCCAGGGTTGCTTCTTCTAAGCTCTTGCCCATAATCCCACAACCACTTGTATTGGTCATCATCTTCACCCCTAATCTCACTAACCGCTGCCCTTCTTGCCCTTCCtagcttgcttctctttggaatCATGTTGTACTCAACCTGcactttatcttgaaatttcTTCAGAGACATTTTCTCATTGTCTCTGAACTCGTCTTTGAATTTTCTAGTCAGAAAAGGTGCAGTCAACACCTTCAGATCCCAAGCCTTGGTGCATGTGTGTACTCCATTAAACTTCTTTATGATGATGCTATTTGTCCTGTTGTCCTTGCCTGCCTTAAATTGCCAAGAGCATCCTGGTTTGCACACTACAACTAATATAGTTGTGGTATTCCTTGTCTTCTTTAGCTTCACTCTGTTTCTAACACTGTAGGCACTTATTGCGAGTCTCAGTTCCTTCATGTCAGCAAAAACCATTCCAAGCCTGAAGGTGGGTGCATTCAAATCAGTAGCTGAGTTAAATGTTTTGAAATTGTACTTCAACTTCTCATTCTCTTCTTTGGATAGATCCAAGTGAGAGTCATCAAGTGCATCTTCTGGAAGTTCTGCTTCTATCTCAGGTATGAACTCCCTCTCTCTGTGATCATCCACATCCTTGTCCACATTCTCGTCAAACAAATCATCATCCCCCACATCTGGTTCGAAGTCACTGTCATGAAATTCCTCATTGGTTTCTTCTTCGATGCCTTCATCTTGTTGGTCTGTATCACTGCTCAGAGATCCTTCCTCAATTTCTTCATCACCAACACCAGCACCCGAGGAACTACAACCTTCACCAAATGAAACAAACCTCCTAGTTCGCTTTTCTCTATTCTGTTTTGCACTGTTAGCAAATTCTGTGAAAATTACCTCTTCTGTAAAGCTAACATTTTGTTTCCCCTTGCTGTCTTTGATTGGAGTGATAACCTTGGGCAATTCAGGAACTCCATAATCCATGACATCATCTCCAGTAAGTGTTTGTAGTGTACCACCATGGTCAATAATGAGGAGCAAATTTTTGTGCTCAATTGTTGCACCAATCATTAACAGTATGTCAGCATCACATGTAATCTGCTTCAGACCGTCTGCTACTGACTTGCCAGGTTGACACCAATATATGTCATGCTTGGAAACACCTCTGTCATAGCTCAACTGCGTCAGGAAGTCATCAATCCACAGAATAGACCAAGTGTCACTATCACAATTGTCAAACCAATCCACTTCAAAGTCAAGATATGTCATATTGCTTCCACTACCACAAAAGAAACCCTTGTGGTGTATTTGGACAGTAAAAAGTCCATCAAAAGGCCCTACAAATTTAGTCAGCACATAAGTTCAGCTAACAGATAAATGCATATGCAGTTAACACAACAAGTAGAAAAACAGAGAAATGAATATGTATTTTCAATAAACAGATAAATGCATATTCAATTAAGAAAACAAATTTGTAAACTAAACCTATCTAAAATGATTGTTATCTGAAAGCTTAAACAGAAACTATTGCAAGAAAAATTTCATGTTACAATCAGGTTAACTACACACTGTAGAAAAAGTTCAGTTAACACAGTCCAAAAAATTCAGTTAAGTCGTTGTCCAAAAAATTCAGTTACATGCGTACATTCAGTTTGAATTAATCTCCCATATTACCTGCACACATTGTTAACCTTACGGGCAAAATATTTTCCCTAACCATAGGTTATTTTTTCAATCTTTGTTACCTGAAACTATCTACAATGCATGTGTCAAACATTCAGTTAACACACTGTCCAAAAAATTCAGTTACATGCGTACATTCAGTTTGAATTAATCTAGCATATTTCTTGCACACATTGCTAACCATATGGGCAAAAGATTGTCCCTAAACATCTCACGGTCCTATTTAACCACTGGAATTATTTCTCCGGGCGATCTTCAACAAAATCCTATGACAAAACTACCTACTTTATAAACCCGATATAAACCCTAAGGAAGAATCGGATCTTCACGGCCTCAATGCTCTTGTTGACCAAAGCTAATCATACCACAGTCCTTATAACTCGACAAATACATCATCTCCGCAACATGATTGAGTTGAACCTTTGCCCTAACCAAAACATGCCATGGGCAGGAGTGAGAGAGGGGTCGGAGAGGTGTTGGAAAGGGCGGAAAGTACTCACCATAGCGTGGTGCTTCCTCGCCGGGCAGCCGGCGCCGAGGATCCTCCGTCATTGCCTCGCCGATGGTGGTCGAGTGTCGCCAGCGCCGTCTCCGCCTCAAGTTGATCGGTGAAGGAAAGAAGAAGCGGAACAGAGGAGACGAATAGACCAGCGTATGCATATAGATCAGTTTTGAGGAGGGGGGTATCTGCAAACAATGCACGCTTCCAGCCACTGACAAGCGGGACTGCGCCACGCTGTCATGCCCAGCTGGCGTCGTACAAGGCCCGCATCTGGGTTTTGAACTGTACGTGCACCAAAACACAAGTTTATGCACCAGTTTTGTGTATTTTTCAACTTCAAGCACCAAAGTGGTCATCACATGCAACTTGTTGTACCACTGGCGTATTTGCCTCTTTttaaaacaggaacattttctgaaCATTGTCAAAATTCTAAAACAAAAAATTCAAACATTTTTtataaaacaagaaaaaaaattaaaactcCAGAACAATTTTGGAGAACTGCGAACAATTTtcaatttattttgaaaaatGCGAACAGTTTTTTAATACAgggacattttttgaatttatgaacaatattttaaaaacacgaacattttttcaaaatttgaaCGATCTTTTTTAAAAAGaggaacattttctgaaaattttgaacAATTATCGAAAGTTGATCTTTGAACAAATAAActtgaaaaataaaaattaacGTAAAAGGGAAAAAAattaagaaagaaaaaaaaaacagaaaagcgAAAAAAACCCAAGAAGAAACAGGAAAACCagtcaaaaaagaaaaaaaaataaacGGTTCAGGGAACCTTCTAACATTTTCCCTAAACCGGCTGGCTAGATTTTGTATAATGGGTCGGGCCATTGCTAGCGATGCGGAGCTTCCCCTGTGCGTTGCGTCGACATTTTGACGCAGCGAGCAGCGCATAGGGTTTTCCAAATAGAGGAGTTCACTTTTTTTTGGGAGCAACTAGTTAATGAgagctccttcgggagcctcgcaatgATCAGCGCCACTTGCGCGCTCttagccattcgccacgtgtcgcgctctggatgctccctccggattttatttttttatttttccgcacgcgttttcggctttttaaacggtttttttcgacgttttggttttcccccAGTCTTTCTTAGCTTTTTGATTAAAAAAAATTTGCACGAAAAAATGCGTTTTTTTCCTTTCGTGAAAATCATGGTTtttttccgcgagaggcacggttgtgctttagcgagaatcacggccgtgcctttcggaaacgaaaaaaatgcgttttctgtgtttttttttctttcgcgagagtcacggttttgcttccacgagaggcacgattgtgctttcgcgagagtcacggccgtgcctctcggaaaggaaaaaacaaagcgcgttttctgtttttttttctttcgcgagagtcacggttttgcttccgtgagaggcacggttgtgctttcgcgagattcacggctgtgcctctcggaaagggaaaaacaaaacgcgtttctgtctttttttctttcacgagagtcacggttttgcttccgtgagaggcacggttgtgctttcgcgggAGTCACGGCCATGCCTCTCCGAAAGGAAAAAAAcgcaatttctgttttttttctttggcgtgagtcacggttttgcttccgcgagaggcacggttgtgctttcgcgagagtcacggccgtgccttttgaaaacgaaaaaaacgcgttttctgttttttttccttccacgagagtcGCGGTTTTGCTTCCATGAGAGGCACGGGTGTGATTTCGCGAGaagcacgggcgtgcctctttcggaaaggaaaaaaaacgTGCTCCCGGTTTCGGTTTTGCCCGGTTTTTTTCGTTcggtttttttcgtgaaaaaaaaagttcgtcaaaacctatcaacatgggatctagttttaaagatctcgacgcgaggaatccaatggtgaaaacggctcgagatttggacgcatggtttaaaagataaaacgttttgaataaacggatctacgaaaaaagcgaaaactcccaggttgcgacaagtggcgcgctgcatgtgcgccacttgtcacGACCTGGGAGAgtggagtgttctttgcaacgagtactccttaattagtgatttcattttttttaagaCATAATAGGGGAGTGCACATGGCTACCCCTGGCACAAGTTTTTGATTCCCAGCCTACGTCTCTTTCGGAGAGCTGACGTGGCGTTGGATTTCCGGATTTCGTCCGCAAGAACGTTAACAGAACTCTTAAAAACAATGTCAGAAAACATTGTCTACGTCTATAGCCGCGTTGTCACGTACACGTTATATAGATATTAGCCCTAGTCTCACGGTTGCTGGCTGGGTTATAGCTGAGTTTGTTGGAAATTGGTTACTCTTTGGATGGTTGTGATACTATTTGTCAATCGATCCATAGAGATCGAGATATATATGCGTCCTCCATCTCGAAAAACTGTTCCACAAATCCCATCCCTGCCGAACTTCGATCATGGAGCGAAACATCATCGTCCTCCTATcccttcttctctgcctcctctCGTGCCATGTATCCGCAGCCGGCGCCACCGCCAAGCGGCGGCTCTCGTCGCCGCTGTCGCGTCCCCATCGTGTGATCACGGCGGAGGCGGCGCCGGCCACGACGGTGCCGGCGATGGTGCAGTATGAAACGCGGTACCACACACAGCGGCTGGACCACTTCAACGCGGCGCCGGCGAGCTACCGCACGTTCCCGCAGCGCTACCTGGTGAACGGCACGTACTGGGGCGGCAAGACGGCGCCGGTGTTCGTGTATGCCGGTAACGAAGGCAACATCGAGCTCTTCACCAACAACACCGGCTTCATGTGGGAGCTCGCGCCTCGCTTCCGCGCCATGCTCGTCTTCATCGAGGTAAATCCTACATCCGTCGACTTAGATGATCTTCTTGGGAGTATAAGATTGAGATGCTGTGTCCCGCTTGCATGATTCTTGATGTGTCTGCAATGCATGCAGCATCGATACTACGGGCGATCGGTACCGTTCGGGAGCGAGGAGGCAGCATTCAGGAACACGAGCACGGCGGGGTACCTGACGACGACGCAGGCTGTCGCCGACTTCGCCACGCTCGTCCAAAGCCTCAAGGCCAACCTCAGCGCACCGACCGCCCCCGTCGTCGTCTTTGGCGGCTCCTACGGCGGCAGTAAGTACTAATTGATCATCTCCATTCACCAAGTACCGTGCATGTGCATGTGCATGCATGACCCTAAAACCTCAAGGATATcttagtttattattttttcaAACGGAAAGGATTTTAGTTTGTTACTTGACCGTTATTTTCGCAAAGAccctttttttttctttagttgttgTACCTCGATAATATTTGATCGCATCCATTAGGACAAAAAAAGTGGTTGCAGTGTCAATGATCGCCTCatgatttattttatttttttacaaAATTGCACATGCATTCGTGGCACTAAACTGTATGGATGGACAGTGCTGGCAGCGTGGATGAGGATGAAGTACCCGCACGTGGTCATTGGCGCCGTCGCGTCGTCGGCACCAATCCTCAGCTTCTACGGCATGGCCGACCCCTACGCCTTCTACGACATCATCTCCAACGATTTTAAGGTACGTGCCTTTGCATGATTATGACACCTGCAACTCATAAGTTCAGGATCGATATATTTACAGTTCTGACTCTGGTAGTGCCCATTTGGTATTTCGTTAGTAACATTATATATGTATGATCATCCTGCGTGCCTGTATTAGAGCGAGAGCAAGAATTGCCACGACGTACTCATGAACTCGTGGAAGGAGCTGGACAAGGCGCTGTCCAATGACGCCGGCCGGGCGCAGCTCAACAGTACGTTCAAAATGTGCCGGTACGTGTTGCATGCATGCTCTCCTAGAGACGATCATCATCGGTAGTTCCTTGGATCGATCGATTGATGAATCTATCTGTACATATAAATATACGCATGCATGCAGAGGTAGTACAGTGGAGGCGATACCGGACTTGCTCGACACCGCCATCGTCTACTCCGCCATGACGGACTACC
This genomic window from Aegilops tauschii subsp. strangulata cultivar AL8/78 chromosome 4, Aet v6.0, whole genome shotgun sequence contains:
- the LOC109746000 gene encoding uncharacterized protein; protein product: MVQYETRYHTQRLDHFNAAPASYRTFPQRYLVNGTYWGGKTAPVFVYAGNEGNIELFTNNTGFMWELAPRFRAMLVFIEHRYYGRSVPFGSEEAAFRNTSTAGYLTTTQAVADFATLVQSLKANLSAPTAPVVVFGGSYGGMLAAWMRMKYPHVVIGAVASSAPILSFYGMADPYAFYDIISNDFKSESKNCHDVLMNSWKELDKALSNDAGRAQLNSTFKMCRGSTVEAIPDLLDTAIVYSAMTDYPTESGFLTHLPAYPVKEMCRAIDNPKSGKDTFSRVNDALMVYYNYTGNTHCLGDATEHDPYGMFDGWDFQACTEMILMSYGVRNGSVLPPEPFNFTKLLDGCRASTGLPPRPYWIPTEFGGFDIANVLKRSASNIIFFNGLRDPWSSGGVLKDISRSIVALVEPKGSHHVDLRFSSKDDPDWLKQEAVVPSTDPPGIKLQASQSRLRSLWLNYFRPFLGDVL